The Erigeron canadensis isolate Cc75 chromosome 4, C_canadensis_v1, whole genome shotgun sequence genome window below encodes:
- the LOC122598366 gene encoding glutamate receptor 2.8-like: MAIHDFYEKHDNYTTMIQPYFRDSKQDNVRATSAAIDLLKNVQVVAILGPQTSSQADFVIDIGSTSKVPIISPATSPSLSPKDNIYFIRSAHNSSSQLKAIAELINNFSWRQVVFVYEDGEYGRGLDPYLSDAMLDINVRIMYRSIIHPLVSDDWILQELYKLKTMQTRVFVIHALPALASRFFKKVNEAGMMEEGYVWIITEVLMIQLHTLDSTDIDSMQGVLGVKSYIPRSKELIDFEKRWKREFQRRNPQDEVTKLDMFGIWGYDSVYGLARALEKVGNGVTNLTFEQGGRESATDLDAIGTSDMGSRLLPFIRDFRFDGISGDFNVVDGQLQSSVYQIVNIFGTGEKHIGFWTSEFGLSKKLDNQTKGLRAITWPGDTHVLPKGWEMPTSNVNKLRVGVPAKGGPVQFVDANTDPKTGQVIVTGFCVDVFNAVMDALPYAVKREFIPFVTPDGKRLAGSYNDLVRNLSVGKFDAVAGDVTILAKRADYVDFTLPYTEAGISLVVQIKDERKSPWIFLRPLDDKLWVTTGWFFLYTGLVIWVLEHHINMEFRGPPGEQIGTTLWFSFSTLVFAHREKLISNLSRFVVIVWVFVVLVLTSSYTASLTSMLTVQQLQPAYTDIYEIMKRGDLIGYQDGSFVVDTLKKMGFEDSNLRNLSFEQYDNALQTGSQNGGVTAIMDEIPYIRVFLAKYCTKYTMTGPIYKTAGFGFAFPKGSPLVHDVSRAVLQVTENQIANISKQWFGDSSSCDQQNKATLTSDRLSLDSFKGLFCITAASSTAALLFFFHRFLYQNREIIASQHSITQKIVAIAKTFNEFKDEKSKKTSVEAAVTQPVSAESYNNSPTVSVHHQEVGSFSPGEDTSTTEPGTPIHDTIQEFSTTQAPDTNGIHVVETTSYI; the protein is encoded by the exons ATGGCCATACACGATTTCTATGAGAAACACGACAACTACACCACCATGATTCAGCCTTACTTTCGTGATTCCAAACAAGACAACGTCCGAGCTACGTCTGCAGCCATTGACCTCTTGAAAAATGTCCAAGTCGTGGCGATTCTTGGACCCCAGACATCCTCACAAGCAGATTTTGTGATCGATATTGGCAGCACGTCTAAGGTTCCTATTATCTCGCCTGCCACAAGCCCTTCTCTTTCCCCAAAAGACAACATTTACTTTATACGTTCAGCTCACAATTCTTCGTCACAACTCAAAGCGATAGCAGAATTGATTAATAACTTTAGTTGGAGGCAAGTTGTGTTTGTTTATGAAGACGGTGAATATGGAAGAGGCCTTGATCCGTATTTATCTGATGCCATGCTTGATATTAACGTGAGGATTATGTATCGATCTATCATACATCCTTTGGTTTCAGATGACTGGATCCTTCAAGAGCTTTATAAGCTAAAGACAATGCAGACTCGGGTTTTTGTTATTCATGCCTTGCCAGCCTTGGCTTCACGGTTTTTCAAGAAAGTGAATGAAGCAGGAATGATGGAAGAAGGATACGTTTGGATCATAACCGAAGTGCTGATGATCCAATTGCATACGTTGGATTCAACAGATATAGACTCGATGCAAGGAGTACTAGGTGTGAAGTCGTATATTCCCAGGTCAAAGGAGTTGATCGACTTTGAGAAAAGATGGAAAAGGGAATTCCAGAGAAGGAACCCACAAGATGAAGTGACAAAATTAGATATGTTTGGGATATGGGGATACGATTCTGTTTATGGTCTAGCAAGGGCGTTGGAGAAGGTCGGGAATGGGGTTACGAATCTTACTTTTGAACAAGGAGGGCGGGAATCAGCTACGGATTTAGATGCCATTGGTACTTCAGATATGGGATCAAGGCTTCTTCCATTTATCCGAGACTTTAGATTTGATGGGATCAGTGGCGACTTTAATGTTGTTGATGGACAGCTACAATCCTCGGTGTACCAAATAGTGAACATATTTGGGACCGGTGAAAAACATATTGGGTTTTGGACATCTGAATTTGGCCTCTCAAAGAAGCTGGATAATCAAACAAAGGGTCTCAGGGCTATCACATGGCCCGGAGACACTCATGTCCTCCCAAAAGGCTGGGAGATGCCAACTAGCAACGTAAACAAGTTAAGAGTCGGGGTTCCAGCAAAAGGTGGGCCTGTTCAGTTCGTTGATGCTAACACTGACCCCAAAACCGGACAAGTTATAGTCACAGGTTTCTGCGTGGATGTTTTTAATGCAGTTATGGATGCATTACCTTATGCAGTCAAACGCGAATTCATACCTTTTGTTACTCCAGATGGCAAGAGACTAGCAGGAAGTTATAACGATCTTGTTCGCAATCTTTCTGTTGGG AAGTTCGATGCGGTGGCTGGAGATGTTACAATCCTTGCAAAGCGTGCAGATTATGTTGATTTCACATTGCCATACACTGAGGCAGGCATTTCACTGGTTGTTCAAATCAAAGATGAGAGAAAGAGTCCATGGATCTTTCTCAGACCCTTAGATGATAAGCTTTGGGTAACAACAGGATGGTTTTTCTTGTACACAGGATTAGTCATATGGGTTCTCGAGCATCATATAAACATGGAATTCCGAGGGCCCCCTGGTGAACAAATTGGAACGACATTGTGGTTTTCTTTCTCCACTCTCGTTTTTGCCCACA GGGAGAAGTTGATAAGCAACTTATCAAGATTTGTGGTGATCGTGTGGGTGTTTGTGGTGCTCGTGCTGACTTCCAGCTATACAGCAAGTTTGACATCCATGTTAACCGTACAACAACTTCAGCCTGCTTATACTGATATCTATGAGATCATGAAAAGAGGTGATTTAATAGGGTACCAAGATGGTTCGTTTGTCGTTGATACGTTGAAAAAGATGGGTTTCGAGGATAGCAATTTGAGAAACTTGAGCTTTGAGCAATATGACAACGCCCTCCAAACAGGAAGTCAAAACGGAGGAGTTACTGCGATTATGGATGAGATCCCTTATATCAGAGTTTTCTTGGCTAAATACTGTACCAAGTATACCATGACCGGTCCCATCTATAAAACTGCAGGCTTTGGTTTT GCATTTCCAAAAGGATCACCGCTTGTCCATGATGTTTCTAGAGCAGTCCTGCAAGTGACAGAAAACCAAATAGCGAACATATCCAAACAATGGTTTGGAGACTCATCCAGTTGTGATCAGCAAAATAAGGCCACCTTGACCTCCGATAGGCTATCACTGGATAGCTTTAAGGGTCTTTTTTGCATTACTGCAGCATCATCAACCGCCGCCCTCTTGTTTTTCTTTCACAGGTTCTTGTATCAAAACAGAGAAATAATAGCTTCTCAACATTCAATAACCCAAAAGATTGTTGCTATTGCTAAAACATTCAATGAGTTTAAGGacgaaaaatccaaaaagacaAGCGTAGAGGCAGCAGTAACTCAACCAGTTAGTGCAGAGAGCTATAACAATAGTCCAACAGTAAGTGTACACCATCAAGAAGTAGGATCTTTCTCTCCTGGTGAAGATACTTCCACTACTGAACCAGGGACTCCAATTCATGATACAATACAAGAGTTCTCTACGACTCAGGCTCCAGACACCAATGGCATCCACGTTGTAGAAACAACCTCTTATATCTAA